A window of the Juglans microcarpa x Juglans regia isolate MS1-56 chromosome 5D, Jm3101_v1.0, whole genome shotgun sequence genome harbors these coding sequences:
- the LOC121264146 gene encoding berberine bridge enzyme-like 7 — protein MKTSCLRPPSIPIILATILFSISCANSEQVNLNTFFQCLSNNSSPFHQVSQAIHTPNNASFLSVLNSYIKNPRFLTSATPKPLAIITAKHISHIQATVICAQRYGLEIRIRSGGHDSEGLSYVSNNPFLVLDMFNFRALHIDIASETAWVQAGATLGEVYYRIAEKSKVHAFPAGVCPTVGTGGHFSGGGYGNLMRKYGLSIDNIIDAQIVTVNGSILDRKSMGEDVFWAIRGGGGASFGVIISWTIKLVRVPSMVTVFHVIRTLEQNATDVVYRWQEVAHNLPKDLFIRLFLQSADGSQEGKKTMQVHFIGQFLGKSKSLLPLMNVSFPELRLQQDDCNEMTWIESTLFWALFPIGTPTDSLLVRPSKVNASSFISKSDYVKKPIPKTGLESIWKMLIKIGRNGWMQWNPYGGRMSEISESETPFPHRAGNIFKLEYYVEWVEEGIEATNHYRNLARTIYKVMRPYVSKSPREAFLNYRDLDIGIASSNHNRTILIKSARVYGCKYFKGNLDRLMRAKTSIDPSNFFKNEQSVPPAGH, from the coding sequence ATGAAGACCTCATGCCTACGGCCACCTTCAATCCCAATCATTCTTGCAACCATTTTGTTCTCAATTTCATGTGCGAATTCAGAGCAAGTTAATCTAAACACATTTTTCCAATGCCTCTCAAATAATTCTTCACCATTCCACCAAGTCTCCCAGGCCATCCACACccccaacaatgcctcttttCTCTCAGTTTTGAACTCCTACATAAAAAACCCCAGGTTTCTGACATCTGCGACCCCAAAACCCCTCGCTATTATAACTGCTAAACACATTTCTCACATCCAAGCAACTGTTATTTGTGCACAGCGTTATGGCTTGGAAATCAGGATTCGAAGCGGTGGCCATGACAGTGAGGGTCTTTCATATGTATCAAATAATCCATTTCTAGTCCTTGACATGTTCAACTTTCGAGCTCTACACATTGATATAGCATCCGAGACTGCATGGGTTCAGGCTGGCGCTACTCTTGGAGAGGTTTATTACAGAATTGCCGAGAAAAGTAAAGTCCATGCTTTCCCTGCTGGGGTCTGTCCGACCGTAGGCACGGGTGGACACTTTTCTGGAGGTGGATATGGAAACTTGATGCGAAAGTATGGCCTCtctatagataatataatcgaTGCGCAAATAGTCACTGTCAATGGATCGATCCTTGATAGAAAATCCATGGGAGAGGATGTGTTTTGGGCCATTAGAGGTGGTGGTGGAGCAAGCTTTGGAGTCATTATTTCCTGGACGATAAAGTTGGTACGAGTTCCATCCATGGTGACAGTATTCCACGTTATAAGGACATTGGAACAAAATGCAACAGATGTTGTTTATCGTTGGCAAGAGGTTGCACATAATCTACCAAAAGACCTCTTCATAAGGTTATTTTTACAATCAGCGGATGGAAGTCAGGAAGGCAAGAAGACAATGCAAGTTCATTTCATTGGACAGTTTCTGGGAAAATCTAAAAGCCTTCTCCCATTGATGAATGTGAGCTTTCCCGAACTAAGATTGCAGCAAGATGACTGCAATGAAATGACATGGATTGAGTCAACTCTTTTCTGGGCACTTTTCCCCATCGGAACTCCCACAGATTCTTTACTAGTCAGGCCATCCAAGGTAAATGCCTCATCCTTCATAAGCAAGTCTGATTATGTGAAAAAACCAATTCCAAAGACTGGTTTAGAATCCATATGGAAGATGTTAATTAAAATCGGGCGAAATGGATGGATGCAATGGAATCCTTATGGAGGAAGAATGAGTGAGATTTCGGAATCAGAGACTCCATTCCCGCACAGGGCTGGAAACATATTTAAGTTAGAGTATTACGTGGAATGGGTGGAAGAAGGTATAGAGGCTACGAACCATTACCGTAATTTGGCAAGAACCATATACAAGGTGATGAGACCGTACGTATCAAAGTCCCCAAGGGAGGCTTTTCTCAACTATAGAGATCTTGATATCGGTATTGCCAGTTCAAATCATAATCGTACAATCCTTATTAAGAGTGCACGAGTATATGGGTGTAAGTATTTCAAGGGCAATCTGGATAGGTTGATGCGTGCGAAGACGAGCATTGATCCCtccaatttcttcaaaaatgaaCAAAGCGTTCCTCCAGCCGGTCATTAA